GAAGGTGGCAGTGGCACCCATCCTGTTCCAGGCCCCTCCCCATGCCGTCTCGGCCCGCTCTCAGCTCTATTAACGCCGTCTTAAATGATAATGACGTTGGCAGCGATGTTGCTGTGACAGTCATGCAACCAAGGACCCGCTGTCCTGGTGCCACGTCCCCTGCACCCCAAGGCTGGGACACTCCAGCCCCCgggtgggggggaacaggggctgccccctgcccttttccctgccccaggctggtgactggggcaccagcatcccccaAACAGCACCAAGAGCTTCTTAAGCTGCTTCTCCCAGGGGCTGCAGACGTGAAACCAACCATTCCAGTAACCCAGTCCAGCCTTTCCCCCTAAACCTTCCCAATAAAAATCCCCAGTATTCCTTCCTAGCCCAGCCTTTCCTAGTGCCCCCCTCCCCGAGCACAGCCTTTCCCAGTAAGCCTCCCCAGCCTAAGCCTTTCCCAATAACCTCTCCACTAACCCCTTCCCAGTCCAGCCTTTCCCGGTGATCCCCCCCAGTAACCCTCCCAGCCTTTCCCATTAACACCCGCTGCCCCAGCTCTGCGTTTCCCAGCGACCCCCCCGAGAAGGGAGGGCAGTTTTCCTGTGCCGAGCCTGGAACCGTGCCAGCACCGGGGCCGTGCCAGTACCGGGGCTGTGCTGTACCGGACCATACCGAGTGTGGGGCCGTGCTTTGCCGAGCCCGCTGCTGGTGGTGTACCAAGCCCGGGGCCATGCCAGTACCGGGGCTATGCCGTACTGAGCCCGTACCGAGCCTGGGGCTATGCCGGTACCGGGGCCGTGCTGTACTGAGCCCGCTGCTGGTGCCATACCGAGCCCGGCACCACGCTGGCAGCGAGGCCGGGCGACACCGAGCCCGGGGCTATGCCGGTACCGGGGCTGTGCCGTACTGAGCCTGCTGCCGGTGCCGTACCGGGCCATACCGCCATGCCGGTACCAGCGCTGTGCCGTACCGAGCCCGCTGCCGGTGCGATGCCGTAACGTGCCGTGCCATACCGAGCCCAAGCATCCCCTGCCGGGGCTCTACCGTACCGGGCCGGGGTCGCTCCCCGCCATGCCGGTGCGGAGCCGGTACCAGTGCCGCCcccggcggggccgagccgcACGGAGCCGGCGCCGCCCCCGGGCTATAAATCCTCTCGGCGGCGCTGCCCGGCTCCCGTtcccatggcggcggcggcagcggcggatcCGTGTCCGGCTGCGGGCGACGAGCAGCGCCCCGATCGCGGCGGTACCAACGCCAGTAacaccggcggcggcggcggctccggcaccGGCaacagcggcggcggcggcaccggcagcagcagcagccccgggtCGGTGGAgctggcggcggcgcggcggcggctggtGGCGGCGGAAGGTCGCCgtcgggcggcggcggagctggAGGGTCGGGTCCGGCAGGTTCACTGCGCCCTGCGGCACGCCGAGCTCCGCCTGGCCGCCCGCGCCGAGGCCCTGGGCCGGTTGGGAGCCGGGGTGGCCCAGGCCCAGCTGGCGCTAGCCGCGCAGAGCCAGCGGCTGCAGAAGGGGctgcgccgccgcccgcgcccccgccccgccgccctcctggccgccgcccgcgccctcCGCAGCTGCGTCCCCTGGGGCCCCGCACgcccccgcggagccgccgcAACCCCCGTCGTTGCCCGCCGgctgcccgccgcgccccgcagccccgcataGCGCCGgtgcggggggggagcggggcgctCCGGGgtcctgctggggaggaggggaggtcTGGGGGGAGTCTGGTGGGTTGGGGGCCTGCAGGATCTAGGGGACCCCATAAGGTGGGATGGGACCCAGCGGGGTCTGGGGACCTTGAGGGGGCCCTGGGGAGTCTGATGGATTAGGACCCTGCAGGATCTGGGGGACCCAGGGGGTCTGGTGTCCTTGAGGGGGTCCTGGGAAGTCTGATGAGTTGGGACTCTGCAGGATCTAGGGGACCCCATAgggtgggaggggacccagcgGGGTCTGGGGACCTTGAGGGGGCCCTGGGAACCTTAAGGGGGTCCTGGGGAGTCTGATGGATTAGGACCCTGCAGGATCTGGGGGACCCCATAgggtgggaggggacccagcgGGGTTGGTCTGGGGACCTTAAGGGGGTCCTGGGGAGTCTGGTGGATTAGGACCCTGCAGGATCTGGGGGACCCAGGGGGTCTGGTGTCCTTGAGGGGGTCCTGGGAAGTCTGATGAGTTGGGACCCTGCAGGATCTAGGGGACCCCATAgggtgggaggggacccagcgGGGTCTGGGGACCTTGAGGGGGCCCTGGGGAGTCTGATGGAGTAGGACCCTGCAGGATCTGGGGGACCCAGGGGTTCTGGTGTCCTTGAGGGGGTCCTGGGAAGTCTGATGAGCTGGGACCCTGCAGGATCTGGGAGACctaatggggtgggggggacccagcGGGGTCCTGGGAAGTCTGATGAGTTGGGACCCTGCAGGATCTAGGGGACCCCATAGGGTGGGAGGGGACCCAGATGGGTCTGGGGTATCTGATGTGTTGGACCCTGCAGGGTTTGTGGGATTCGATGGGGTGGGGGGTACTCAGCAGGGTCTGGTATCCTTGAGGGGGTTCTGGGGCGTCCGATGGGTTGGAACCCTGCAGGATCTGGGGGACCTGATGGGGTGAGGGGATCCAGCGGGGTCTGGGATCCATGAGGGGGTCCTGGGGAGCCTGATGGCTTGTGAGCCTGAAGTgtttgggggtcccagagggatCCTGCAGGGTGTGGGGGATCTGGGGGACCCCACGGGGTCTGGGGACCTCAGTGGTGGCCTGAGGGGTCTAATGGGTTGGGACCCAGTGGGCTGGGGAAGCTTAGATGTCTCTGAGGGTCCCAGGAGGATCCTGCAGGGTCCAGGGGACCCTATGGGGTGGGGGGACCCAGCAGGGTCTGGGGACCTTGGAGTGCCCCTAGGAATCtgtgggggagggggtgtccctgggggttTGGGGTGCTTGGAGGaccctgcaggagcagggctccaGGGGTGTGCAGTGACGTGGCagaatggggggtggggggcagcgaggCTGGGGGCCCAGCAGGGTCTGGGAAACCCCCATGGGATTGGGAGCCCCTGCGGGTTCTGGGGTGCACGAGGGACTCCACGGGTTCTGGGGTCCCTGGAGGATCTTACCAGGTCTGGGGGTGTTTATCTGCCTTTGACACCCCTAGCCCGCTCTGGGGTCACCTCCCCCCCAAGGGCAGCAGGTTCAGGGCAGCCACTATGGGGCTGAGCCCCTTCCCTGTCCgagccccactgcccccccaagAGGGGTCCCTGAGACCCTGGGCCAGCAGGATGCTGGTGGGACTGTGTCTCACGCTGGGGCTCGGGTGCTGCAGCCTTCACGTGCCCCTGTGCAAGCCTCGGAGGGGGAATTGAGCGGGCTCAGGGTCCCCCCACTTCCACCGTCCCCGGACCGTGAATTTGGCTCCAGACTGTGCCATGGGGGCAGAGAGCAGAAGGGGACTGGTCCTCACGATGGCACTGGCATCGTTTCCCTCCCAAGCTGGATTTTTGGGACTGTTTTGACGGCTGACCAAGCAGGTGACACTTGAAACCTCCCGATGCTTCCAGCAAGGGTCCTCAGGCACCCCCAATGTCaccctgcagcagagcctggcacGGTGGGCTCCAGAGAGGCAAGAAGGTacgaggaggtggaggtggaCTCTGGACAAAGCACCCATCTCCGGGCAGAAGGGTTGTGCAGGGCTCTGGCGTCACTGTCCCCGTCGCTGCCCTTCCAGCCCTGAGCTGGCCTCGGGACAGAGGGCTTGGACCCGACAGCATCATCCCTTCACACTGGGAACTGCAGCGATTCAGCTGGAAAAACCCCCTGCGAACCCGCTTCTTCGCCGGACGCAGCCACAGCATTCGCCATCCCCGGGCTAATGGCATCCCTCGGCCACTAGCCATGCCACCAAAACGGGGTCTTGCTTTGCTGCGCCAAGCTTTTGCAGCGGCTTTCCCCGGAGGCTGCATgaatccctccctcctgctggaaAACCATAACTCGCtgcccttcttttatttatttatttatttattttaaattaaaaaaaaaaaccaaaaccaaacacttgATTTGGgctggggttggggaggggggtggattTCACTGACTCATGAATGTGCCGCGACGTACCTTGGTGTGAGACAGCGGGTCTGTTGTGTAATCCTCGCTTCGCGCCGGGATGCTGCCGGATTCCTGCCCGCACCGTGCTGCCGCCGGGCTCCT
Above is a window of Chroicocephalus ridibundus chromosome 19, bChrRid1.1, whole genome shotgun sequence DNA encoding:
- the TRNP1 gene encoding TMF-regulated nuclear protein 1, with product MAAAAAADPCPAAGDEQRPDRGGTNASNTGGGGGSGTGNSGGGGTGSSSSPGSVELAAARRRLVAAEGRRRAAAELEGRVRQVHCALRHAELRLAARAEALGRLGAGVAQAQLALAAQSQRLQKGLRRRPRPRPAALLAAARALRSCVPWGPARPRGAAATPVVARRLPAAPRSPA